In the genome of Xanthomonas translucens pv. cerealis, one region contains:
- a CDS encoding nuclear transport factor 2 family protein encodes MGVVDGVHGDGARRGAERGRDCRPLFDKVAALDQRLFGAYNTCELAAFEQLFVPDVEFYHDQGGVTWDRKSVVDNTRKWICGKVRRELVAGTLRVYPLKDFGAIEAGEPGFCELVTGRCEGIPKFVMVWRQRKDGWKLTRVFSYGHRAATSPTP; translated from the coding sequence ATGGGTGTTGTTGATGGCGTGCACGGCGACGGCGCGCGCCGCGGAGCCGAGCGAGGACGGGACTGCCGACCGCTGTTCGACAAGGTCGCGGCGCTGGATCAGCGCCTGTTCGGCGCCTACAACACCTGCGAGCTGGCGGCGTTCGAGCAACTGTTCGTGCCCGACGTGGAGTTCTATCACGACCAGGGCGGTGTCACCTGGGACCGCAAGAGCGTCGTCGACAACACGCGCAAGTGGATCTGCGGCAAGGTGCGCCGCGAATTGGTGGCCGGCACGCTGCGGGTCTACCCGCTCAAGGACTTCGGTGCGATAGAGGCAGGCGAGCCTGGCTTCTGCGAGCTGGTCACCGGCCGTTGCGAGGGCATCCCCAAATTCGTGATGGTGTGGCGCCAGCGCAAGGACGGCTGGAAGCTGACGCGGGTGTTCAGCTACGGCCATCGCGCGGCCACTTCGCCGACGCCCTGA
- a CDS encoding methylmalonyl-CoA mutase family protein, with the protein MSIPASRVPLPQADTSPLRFVTAASLFDGHDAAINIMRRLIQAQGAEVIHLGHNRSVEDVVRAALQEDADAIALSSYQGGHVEYFKYMVDTLRERGAGHVRVFGGGGGTITPEEIAELQAYGVERIYHPNDGMKMGLVEMIEDVVVRAARGRDSGLGTRDAEQAGASLPGIDDEIGIGRMLSALEDGAFSEAELALLHKQWQSGLPGTSESRVPSPGPRERRAAPVIGLTGTGGAGKSSVTDELLNRFLAGFPKMRIAVVSVDPSRRRTGGALLGDRIRMNALRSPRVYMRSMATRRQHAATNRVLKDCIAFLKGIGYDLVIVETAGIGQSDSEIVDLVDFPVYVMTSDYGAPSQLEKIDMLDFAELVVLNKYDRRGAEDALRDVRKQWRRNRAAFQLEDAAVPVYPTIASQFNDPGISWMFVNLCRLLRAKLGLAAPVTDAGTAGGAGRIALALQCDFQPQLDTTLKEPRSTVLIPGARVRYLAEIAEQGRALNAGIERQAEAADRAQSFWQSLHALQDPQLPGQLELYPVEDLQPSARAAAVDVVDASLLLLRQRYNDALQTLSSESLKLLREWPQRLKSITDAVTEYAVRGKAIRVENYRQSLSHQPIPKIAAPRYKSWGELLSFLGKENLPGSYPYTGGVYPYRRAGEDPIRMFAGEGTPERTNRRFHYLSVGQPAARLSTAFDSVTLYGEDPAPRPDIYGKIGNSGVNIPTLDDMKKLYSGFDLCAPTTSVSMTINGPAPMILAMFMNTAIDQQVEKYLKADAQRWAQAERTLDAVFEGRQRPRYHGALPPSNDGLGLALLGVSGDQLVDAQTYAQIKAQTLSSVRGTVQADILKEDQAQNTCIFSTEFALRMMGDIQQYFVEHKVRNFYSVSISGYHIAEAGANPISQLAFTLSNGFTIVEYYLARGMRIDDFAPNLSFFFSNGMDPEYTAIGRVARRIWARAMRERYGGNERSQMMKYHIQTSGRSLHAQEIQFNDIRTTLQALYALFDNCNSLHTNAYDEAITTPTEESVRRAVAIQMIINQELGLNFCENPWQGSFIVEQLTDLVEEAVYKEFEAISERGGVLGAMDTMYQRGKIQEESLYYEHKKHDGSLPLVGVNTFLPRQHAGETATQIELIRSTQEEKCQQIANVHDWQQRRNGMVPVQPEQAEASGLPAPGDAVGLGYLKRAARERRNVFAALMQAVKTHSLGQISHALYAVGGEYRRNM; encoded by the coding sequence ATGAGCATTCCCGCGTCTCGCGTGCCGCTGCCGCAAGCCGACACCAGCCCGCTGCGCTTCGTCACCGCTGCCAGCCTGTTCGACGGCCACGACGCGGCGATCAACATCATGCGCCGGCTGATCCAGGCGCAAGGCGCGGAGGTGATCCATCTCGGCCACAACCGCAGCGTCGAGGACGTGGTGCGCGCCGCGTTGCAGGAGGACGCCGATGCGATCGCGCTGTCGTCCTACCAGGGTGGCCACGTCGAGTATTTCAAGTACATGGTGGACACGCTGCGCGAACGCGGCGCCGGCCATGTGCGGGTGTTCGGCGGCGGTGGCGGCACCATCACCCCGGAGGAGATCGCCGAGCTGCAGGCCTACGGCGTGGAACGCATCTACCACCCCAACGACGGCATGAAGATGGGGCTGGTGGAGATGATCGAGGACGTGGTAGTCCGCGCCGCGCGCGGTCGGGACTCGGGACTGGGGACTCGGGACGCGGAGCAGGCCGGCGCCTCGCTCCCCGGCATCGACGATGAGATCGGCATCGGCAGGATGCTGTCGGCGCTCGAGGATGGCGCGTTCTCCGAAGCGGAACTGGCGCTGCTGCACAAGCAGTGGCAATCCGGCCTGCCGGGCACTTCCGAGTCCCGAGTCCCCAGTCCCGGGCCCCGCGAGCGGCGCGCAGCGCCGGTCATCGGCCTGACCGGGACCGGCGGCGCCGGCAAGTCCTCGGTCACCGACGAATTGCTCAACCGCTTCCTGGCCGGCTTCCCAAAGATGCGCATCGCAGTGGTATCGGTGGACCCGAGCCGGCGCCGCACCGGCGGCGCGCTGCTCGGCGACCGCATCCGCATGAACGCCCTGCGCAGCCCGCGCGTGTACATGCGCTCGATGGCCACGCGGCGCCAGCATGCGGCCACTAACCGTGTGCTGAAGGACTGCATCGCGTTCCTGAAAGGCATCGGCTACGACCTGGTGATCGTGGAGACCGCCGGCATCGGCCAGAGCGATTCGGAGATCGTGGATCTGGTCGATTTTCCGGTGTACGTGATGACCAGCGATTACGGCGCGCCGAGCCAGCTGGAAAAGATCGACATGCTCGACTTCGCCGAGCTGGTGGTGCTGAACAAGTACGACCGGCGCGGCGCCGAGGACGCGCTGCGCGACGTGCGCAAGCAATGGCGGCGCAACCGCGCCGCGTTCCAGTTGGAGGACGCGGCGGTGCCGGTGTATCCGACCATCGCCAGCCAGTTCAACGATCCCGGCATCAGCTGGATGTTCGTCAATCTGTGCCGCTTGCTGCGCGCGAAGCTGGGCCTCGCGGCGCCGGTGACGGACGCCGGAACGGCTGGCGGCGCCGGCCGCATCGCGTTGGCACTGCAGTGCGACTTCCAACCGCAGCTGGACACCACGCTCAAGGAGCCGCGCTCCACGGTGTTGATTCCCGGCGCGCGCGTGCGCTACCTGGCCGAGATCGCCGAACAGGGCCGCGCGCTCAACGCCGGCATCGAGCGCCAGGCCGAGGCCGCCGACCGCGCACAATCGTTCTGGCAGTCGCTGCACGCACTGCAGGACCCGCAGTTGCCCGGGCAGCTGGAGCTTTATCCGGTCGAGGACCTGCAGCCGTCCGCCCGCGCCGCTGCGGTCGATGTGGTCGATGCGAGCCTGCTGCTGTTGCGCCAGCGCTACAACGACGCACTGCAGACGCTGTCCAGCGAGTCGCTGAAGTTGCTGCGCGAGTGGCCGCAGCGACTGAAATCGATCACCGACGCGGTTACCGAGTACGCAGTGCGCGGCAAGGCGATCCGCGTGGAGAACTATCGCCAGTCGCTGAGCCACCAGCCGATCCCGAAGATCGCCGCGCCGCGCTACAAGAGCTGGGGCGAACTGCTGAGCTTCCTCGGCAAGGAGAACCTGCCCGGCAGCTATCCCTATACCGGGGGCGTCTATCCGTACCGCCGAGCAGGCGAGGACCCGATCCGCATGTTCGCCGGCGAAGGCACGCCGGAGCGCACCAACCGCCGCTTCCACTACCTGAGCGTGGGCCAGCCGGCCGCGCGCCTGTCCACCGCCTTCGACAGCGTCACCCTGTACGGCGAGGATCCGGCGCCGCGCCCGGACATCTACGGCAAGATCGGCAATTCCGGGGTGAATATTCCCACCCTGGACGACATGAAGAAGCTGTATTCCGGCTTTGACCTGTGCGCGCCGACCACCAGCGTGTCGATGACCATCAACGGCCCGGCGCCGATGATCCTGGCGATGTTCATGAACACCGCCATCGACCAGCAGGTGGAAAAGTATCTCAAGGCCGATGCACAGCGCTGGGCGCAGGCCGAACGGACCCTGGATGCAGTGTTCGAAGGCCGGCAGCGGCCGCGCTACCACGGCGCGCTGCCGCCGAGCAACGACGGCCTGGGTCTGGCCTTGCTCGGGGTCAGCGGCGATCAATTGGTCGACGCGCAGACCTATGCGCAGATCAAGGCGCAGACCCTGTCCAGCGTGCGCGGCACGGTGCAGGCCGACATTCTCAAGGAGGACCAGGCGCAGAACACCTGCATCTTCAGCACCGAATTCGCGCTGCGCATGATGGGCGACATCCAGCAGTATTTCGTCGAGCACAAGGTGCGCAACTTCTATTCGGTGTCGATCTCCGGTTACCACATCGCAGAGGCCGGCGCCAACCCGATCAGCCAGCTCGCCTTCACCCTGAGCAACGGTTTCACCATCGTCGAGTACTACCTGGCGCGCGGCATGCGCATCGACGATTTCGCGCCGAACCTGAGCTTCTTCTTCAGCAACGGCATGGATCCGGAGTACACCGCGATCGGCCGCGTGGCGCGGCGCATCTGGGCGCGCGCGATGCGCGAGCGCTACGGCGGCAACGAACGCAGCCAAATGATGAAATACCACATCCAGACCTCCGGCCGCTCGCTGCATGCGCAGGAGATCCAGTTCAACGACATCCGCACTACGCTGCAGGCGCTGTACGCGTTGTTCGACAACTGCAACAGCCTGCACACCAACGCCTACGACGAGGCGATCACCACCCCGACCGAGGAAAGCGTGCGCCGCGCGGTGGCGATCCAGATGATCATCAACCAGGAGCTGGGGCTGAACTTCTGCGAGAACCCGTGGCAGGGCAGCTTCATCGTCGAGCAGCTCACCGATCTGGTGGAGGAGGCGGTGTACAAGGAATTCGAGGCGATCAGCGAGCGCGGCGGCGTGCTCGGCGCGATGGACACCATGTACCAGCGCGGCAAGATCCAGGAAGAGAGCCTGTACTACGAGCACAAGAAGCACGACGGCAGCCTGCCGCTGGTCGGGGTCAACACCTTCCTGCCCAGGCAGCACGCCGGCGAGACCGCGACCCAGATCGAGCTGATCCGCTCCACCCAGGAAGAGAAGTGCCAGCAGATCGCCAACGTGCACGACTGGCAGCAGCGCCGTAACGGCATGGTGCCGGTGCAGCCGGAACAGGCCGAAGCGTCGGGCCTGCCGGCTCCTGGCGATGCAGTGGGCCTCGGCTATCTGAAGCGTGCTGCGCGCGAACGCCGCAACGTCTTCGCCGCGCTGATGCAGGCGGTGAAGACCCATAGCCTTGGACAGATCAGCCACGCTCTGTACGCGGTGGGCGGCGAATACCGGCGCAATATGTAG
- a CDS encoding YXWGXW repeat-containing protein — protein sequence MSIRPLLLASLLGSALAGGLLAGPAQARPVLEPSVQSAPPPRFERVVVRPGYVWTPGYWHWNGHRHVWVEGRYVVERPGYVYVDPRWEHRGPGYCFHDGYWRHR from the coding sequence ATGTCCATTCGTCCTTTGCTGCTGGCTTCGCTGCTCGGCAGCGCGCTCGCCGGCGGCCTGCTGGCCGGGCCCGCGCAGGCGCGCCCGGTGCTGGAACCGTCGGTGCAGAGCGCACCGCCGCCGCGCTTCGAACGCGTGGTGGTGCGACCGGGCTACGTCTGGACGCCGGGCTACTGGCATTGGAACGGCCACCGCCATGTCTGGGTCGAAGGCCGCTACGTGGTCGAACGCCCGGGCTATGTCTACGTCGACCCGCGCTGGGAACATCGTGGCCCCGGCTATTGCTTCCATGACGGCTATTGGCGGCATCGCTAG